The genomic region tacGTGCAGTTTAATTAGATCTGGCTTATTTATCTTAATAATCAGTTTGCACAGGCATGGAAATATAACCTGGGGTGGTGACACCTGAAAGATGGGGATTGAGGAAGACACTGAGGGTACAGGGAGTGTTTGGGGTCCCTGGAAACCTACAGACTTGGCTTCTCCAACACTCTCAGTCTCTGTGATGTGACACCTCCCCCAGTCCACATAGTTGTATGAAATATGTTTTGGGCAAATCAGTAAATTTGGTCAATTGTGTGATTGGACCAGTTAGAAAATTGAGTTTTGGTCATTGGCTCTGGTTGGTTTCTCTGCTCGATTGATTCTCTCCAAGTATCTCCGGAGCCCCTTGGGCTGAGTGATGTCGACGTGGGCCTGTGTTTGTCCTAGGCTGGAGTTGGGGAGCCCACCTGCTGCAGCCTCCTGACCCATCTGCCTCCCATGTCCTGTTGCAGGCTCCAGAGGCTTGGAGGAAGCCCTCAGTTTCTGACTCTGGGCCCCACTCAGTCTCTTGGGGACCACTGTCCCGTCCTCTCTGTCACCACTCTCAACACTCCCCCACCTGCACCCCCCACCAGCCCTCCTGTGTCCTCATGCAGCCCCTGATGGCCACCATGCCTTTCCAGGCTGTTGCCCTGGCCCTGGTGCTCTCCCTTCCGTCTCAGGTCCACCCTCCTCCCAGACTCCTCCCCTGATTCTGTGCCTCTACTGCCCTCCTTTATGACTTCTTGTGAGTCAAGGGGCAGCACTGGTCACTCCTAGGGGCTAGAGTCATGCTGCAACCACATCACCTCGGGGCTGCATATCTGTGTGGCCAACCTTGGGAGCTTCCAATTCCAGGTCCTCCTGTGACCTGTGTGGTGTGACCTGGCCCACGTGTCCTACTCTGGTGCTGACAGGAGGATGGATGGAAGGTGGGGCCTGGGACATAGGGGGAGATGAGAAAGCCTGGCCTGGGGTTCCACAACAGGGGAATGAGGGGAAGAAGGACATCAACCACGAGCTGAGCTGAGATTTTTATTTGACTGGGCCAGAGCAGCCCATGGTAGATGGTTTGGGAAGGGACCAAGATGGGGGACCACAGGAGGAGGGTCAGCAGAATTGGCTGTAAGCACTTGGAGCCATCTCAGAACTTCTTGGACCATGAAATCATGATGGGCTTCTTTGGAAGAATCTTTTTGAGCTTATCCTTTATCTTCCTGAAGACTTTTCGAAGGCCTCTGCGTGCTCTCACAGGCTGTTGGGTAGGAGAAGGGTGTCAGACAGGTTGGTATTAGCCAAGGCTGGGGCCTAGGGGCTGAGGGGATAGGATGGGCCTGCCCAGGATCAAGGCCTAATGTTTTCCCCCTCCTCAGGGTGGTCACAGTGTGGAGTGCCCAGAGGGTGGTAGTGAGAGGCCCCAGATTGGCCAGGAGACGGGGTGACCGCTCAGCCTTGTGCTTGACTCACTGTGTAAACATGGGCACACTgttcaacttctctgagccttggtgtcCTTTCCAAGCTGGCTTTTCTTCCAGCTCTGATAATTCGTGGTTCTATTGTTCTAAGgcaatgtttctcaaacttcaTTGTGAATCAGAATCACCTGCAGGGCTCATTAAAAATCAGATTGCTGGTTCAGAgcttctgattcaggaggtctgcAGTGAGGCccaagaatttttatttctgacaagctcccagTGAGTGCTGACGCTGCTagtgtttgagaaccactgtttcaAAGCAATAGCTCACTGGGTAACTTCAGACCACTTCTCTTTGGGTCTAAGTTTTCTCGGCTGTGAAAAGtgcgtgtgtgcacacgtgtgtgtgtgagtgcccaggtgtgggtgtgggtgtacctgtatatatgtgtatgtgtgtatatgtgtatgctgtGTTTTGCAGGGAACTGTAACGTGACTTCCAGGCTGACAGCCCATGGGAATGCCTCTCTCTTGCCCTGAGCTTGAGGGACGGGTCTGTCGAGACCTGGGTGTTCTCAAGTACTCTTCCCCCTCCCACAAAGCCCCTCTCTTACCCTCagccctctctcctcttcctcaagaACCCTCAGCAAATCCCCAATCCTGTACCcaaccatttttcattcccaactCAAGTTGTACCACCCCTATAAATTCTGCCCAGGTCTTGGGGCTCTGCCTCTTTTGCAACACCGTCTGTGAATCAAGTTCCACTTGCTGGTAGTACAGTTCAGTAGGCACTTAATTCACAGACAGCCACCTGCAGCTTCTAGCCCAGGTATTCTCAGTTCTAACCTCCCACCCACCTGAACTCCAGAACAATTAAATCAGACTCTAGGGGCTGTGCCCTAGGCTTGATATCTTACAAATTCCCAGGTGAGTCAATGTGCAGAGGCTCAGGGTGGTCAAGTGGCCTGGACAGGTCACTGAGCAGAACAGTAGATCAGCTAGGAGTTAGTTTTTTTGGTGTCTGTTGTCAGGAGACTCCTCAAGACTGGGAAGAGTATAGAGGCTACCAAGGGGCCTCCTGGCCCTTGCCCTTTATTCTGAAGCCCCCCAGCCTAAAGTTGTGGCTCTCAGACCCTCTTCACCTTCTCCAACATCCCCAGGCGTTTGCTTACCCCTGTAGAACTCAGGGGTTCACAGCTGTTCTCCACGCTGAGGCCTTTCTCACCAACCTTGAAGAGTACCCGGCAGTTCTTCACTTGCTGTGGGTGAGAGGAACAGACTCAGAACCCAGCCACCTGCTTGTGGGGGCCCAGTACAGTGTAGAACCATGGAATAATGGGCTCCTTGTGCAGATGTAGCTGAAGAACAGAAGCCAGGGACTCACCCTGCAGCCCTGAGATGGTGCATGGGGAGCTGGGGATTGAGGAACTTACCCCATTGTCCTTGAAGGGACATTGGTCAAGGCTGAGGTTCTCCACTATCTTGCACTCTGTCTCTTTGATGGTGAAGAACAGTGACTGTGGTTTTGATAATGTTGGGTCCTGTCATCAAGGAAACAAGAGGAATCTCAGCCTTCCATAGTTAGTATGTCCACTGGTGAAGGGAAGCCAGACAGCACCCAGCCTGTCCCTCAACAGATGGGGACTTTAGGGCCTGGAAAGGCTTCTGCCACCATCCACCAGCTCcaaactgaggtccagaaagaGGGACTGAATTAACTAAGGCCAAACAACTAACAGTGGTagagcagggacttgaacccagATCCACATGACCCTACCATACCACGCTACCAATCATACCAGTTGGAAAACCCTGCAGAAAGTACAGGGCACTGCCCAAGGGGATGGCTGCCACTGTcttgcagatggagaaactgaggcccagaatggTGAGGGGGTCTTCCTAAAGCCTCTTCCTCCACCAGGGCAGCAGAGCCCTTAGCCCAGCGCTCCCTCTAGTATGTTCTGACTGGGAAGGGCCATGCCCTGGGCGGTCCCTGCTCCTTCTTACCCAGTCTGCCTGGGGCAGAGCATCCAGAATGCGGAAAGCATGGTCCTCCTCCTTTTGGTTGTTGTAGACATTGATGGCCACATCCAGGGCCTCAGCTTGGCTCAGGCTGGTGTCCTTGGTGAAGGAGGCAGGCTCAGCCCATTTCAGACCCAGGAGCAGCAGTACAGCCACTCCACTGCTTCTCATCTTGCCTGGTTGCAATCTGCTGGGTGCGGCCTCTGCTTGGTGCAGAGGCCCGGGCAGGGGTGGAGGGGGCTACTTTCTCGCCAGCTGGCTTCCTTTGTCATAGTCAACACAAACAGTTTTGCcaattacttaacctcttggCTTTCCCCCAAACTGGTTGCTTCACATGAAGcagtaaaagagaaagaggaaactgGCTCTGAGCAGGATCCTGACACCTGCCCCTGGCAAATGTCCCCACTCCATCCCAGTAGTTCACATCTGCCTTCCCAGAGGGGAGGAGTGTGGGGCTTGGATCCCCTTCACTTGTCTCCCGTGAGAGAGGGACAGCATGGTGGATGGGTGGGAGGCATTGGGTTCAAGTCCTGGTTCTGCCGTTTTTTGAGTGGGTGTCCTTGTTTGAATGACTGAACCTCTGggcctcatttcctcatctacTGGCTCACTCAGAGAGCTGGAGAGTGTTCCTTGCAGTTGGAGACACAGCAGAATAGGGGCCACTTCCCCCTCCCCAGAGGTCTAATGACAGGAAGGACAGCCCACATTCCCTGAACTTGGGGTGAAGGGTGCATGAGGATTTCCAAGGACAGATGTGGGGTAAAGTGGTAAACGTGGCTAGGATGGAGTGCCAATGGCCTCTTTCCTGAGGGGACCTCCAGGATGCCAGTGAGGCTCCCACAAGAGAGGAGTAGAGGCTGGAGGAATGGAAGGCATCTTCCACATCTGAGGACCTGGCAAGGGACAGTCCAGGGGATCTAGGGAAGTAGGGTCAACCAAATAGGGCCTAGAAGGATAAGGAAGGGCACTCCAGGCAGACAGCTTAGCAAATGCAAAGGCACAGGGGCAGGAAAGCACAGGGTTTCAGGATTATCAGTAATCATGCCAACGATTTTCTCCTATGATCAACTTTTCCTCCCTTGACTCAAGAGAAAGGACAAAGCATCCCCAGCAAGACTGGGCAGGGGCAGTATGTATACTTCAGGGCCCCAGGAAGTGGCTGGAAGAGTTCCCTCTGGGCCAGGGACAGCGAGGGAAGGCATCTCGGAGGAATCGGGATTTGGGCTGGACTttgagaaatggattgggtttggATTTGTGAGGGGAGGAACCCTGGCCACCCgatggaggggaagagagagcttAGCAGGGCTGGGAGGCAGAAGCCAGCATCTGATGTATTCAGAAGGTCAAGGTCTTCGTATCTAGGTGGGAGGAACAGCAGGCGAGGAGGGTGCAGAAGTTCGCAGATAATGGACAATTTTGGATGTCTTGCTGGAGGGTTAAACTTTGCCCCTGGCATCCTGGGCAGGACACGTGTCATGCATGGTTCCACTCACCACAGCTAGCGTTAGTCCATCAgggttattcacaatagccaaaaattggAGACAACCCAAGTGGTCaccaattgatgaatggataaataaaacgtagtatatccatgcaatggaatattattcagctataaaaagaaagttAAGTACCTATACATGTTGCACTTGAAAACcagtgaagtaaaagaagccagtcacaaagtaCCATATATTGTAAGATTCCATTTGAagtgttcagaataggcaaatccacagagactgaAAGTACAGTAGAGGTTCCCTTGGGCCAGCAGAGAGGTTGGGAGgaaatgggaaatgactcccTATTAGTACAAGTGTCTTTTTGGggcgatgaaaatgttctaaaattgactgtggtgatggttgcacaattctgtggaAATACGAAAAACCATCAAATTATACACTTTCAATGGTtgaattatatggcatgtgaattatatctcaataaaacagcaacaacaaaaggtTGACTTTTTCCTGGGAGGAGGCACCTGCTTCCAATCCCTGCAGCCACTACGCAGAGATGGGAATTTGCACAGGTGCTGCCCCTCCTGTATGGGAGGGGAGGAGAGTCTATGGTGATGGGAAACATCACAGACATATCTCTCCAGAGGTTCCCTAGGTGGGGGGTTGGAAGGGAAGACTGGGAGCAGGAGCCTGGAAGGGGCTGTCTCCCCCTCTACTTCTGCCCAGCCAGGCCCTTCAACTGTCCCTGGGCGGGTCTGACCACGTCCTCTGCCTCCCTGCCCGTCTGTCCTGGACATATGCCTTCTGGCCCAGGCTCAGAGCTCAGTGCCTGCTGCTCAGGGAGGACCAGGGGACAGAGGACTCCTCCCCTCACTCCATAACCCAGTGTTAGGGCCCCTATGTctgtgtttctttgtttcctccaAGCTGACACTGATGCAGACCTCAGACCTCTTTGCATCCCAGCCTCTCTTCTAAGCCCCAATTCAGCCCCACTGGGCAAAACCAAAGCCCTGCATTTAGGGGCTTCCTGGGGGTCCCACACCCATCCCCAAGCTATGACCAAGTCATCTTATCAGTTTCCAATAGCCTTTCTTCACAGGAACTCGGGAAATGAGTGTCCTGATCCTGGCACAGTCTCTGGCAGCAGCCTCTTGGGTGGACACTTGTTCCTGTCACTCTGTGTTGGCTTAATCCGTAACTAACTCCTGTAAACCTTTTTAACAAGTGCAGCCCCAGGGGCACATAGATTCTGGAAAGGCCGAGGTTACATACTGTGACAATTATAAATTCCTGGATGCCACCCAGAACTCATTCAGAGACCCACGCCTCTTCCTGTTTGGGGCCTCACAATCTGCATCCAGAAACAAAGGGGTGACCCCTGAGATTCTCTGCCCTTGGCATGGAGAGAAGGTAATTCCCAGCCCCAATGTCATACCTGGAGGTGCCCGGCATCCAGAGACCCCAATGACTCACAATCCTGGCAGCAGGCTCCTGACTTCACCAAAAATAAGGCCAGGAGAAGGGGGTGTCTCAAACTCAAAGGGGTTCCCCCAGTCATCTTGGGGAACAGAGTCTGAACTGGGTGGCAGAAGGGATCCTGGGTGTGGGGAGTGGAGGACAGTTCCCCACAGGTCCTGATTCTGGGGCTCCCAAAGACCCCTTCTCCCTGCAGCCAGAGTAATGCCCCTATAATAAAATCCCCACCGGGACAGAGCCAAGTATGAACCCTCACAGAGCTGCTTCCTGGTGGTCTAGACTGGGCGTGTTTGGAAGCCATCTCCACCCTGCTGCCTGACACCACTCACTGCTCTCTCCACGTGGCAACCGTTTCCCTTTAAGGTGTTGTCAAGCAGTGCCTCTGAAACATTCATAGGAAGCCAGCAGGTCACGGTGACAAAGCTGGCTCTTCCCACCCAGGGTTGTCACAGGGTCTTCTCTCCCCACAGtcctccccaacccccagccctgTCTTTTTGTCTAATTCTGTCCAATAGAACTCTCTGGGATGACGGAAATATCTTCTATGTGCACTGTCCGCATGTGGCTGTTGAGCATTTGAactgtggctagtgtgactgagggactgatttttaattttatttaatttgaattaaaatttaaattgccaTATGTGGctcaaggctactgcattggaCAATGC from Choloepus didactylus isolate mChoDid1 chromosome 1, mChoDid1.pri, whole genome shotgun sequence harbors:
- the LOC119528723 gene encoding cathelicidin-related peptide Pt_CRAMP2-like, giving the protein MRSSGVAVLLLLGLKWAEPASFTKDTSLSQAEALDVAINVYNNQKEEDHAFRILDALPQADWDPTLSKPQSLFFTIKETECKIVENLSLDQCPFKDNGQVKNCRVLFKVGEKGLSVENSCEPLSSTGPVRARRGLRKVFRKIKDKLKKILPKKPIMISWSKKF